The Mycoplasmopsis equigenitalium genome contains a region encoding:
- a CDS encoding ABC transporter permease, with translation MIKLFKEVFKSLSKNKVVIIGLTFLVFLTSAIFTLLFNLRSSFNSQFGDYKKISKVHDVTADLNLPSSGSAYGGGYFVNDFLKEDQYGKDNAGNYVTSKEWKDKYGKREWDDPIAFIPKDDWNKAPSYKVDLYAEASEKDQGYIALKRFDVSFPADLYIRKIDFNSIYTNYLISKESASKPKHYQFSLKDYDSTFRLNKTVYDNLVASRKQPTIFVYRKNGNNYEPNLEKKEILFTDVFTLETTYTNPTTVSKLINFQDSEDGTKIYFKNISPAYFNFVTKKITFDYFEAKSWLDLGIGFKISEQNVAKLFKLKSDTTYPKLFVRDDSVSANFFDHKITVDGKGNKTLTWNIVKDTITFTELQAFALEEIKEQFFSRFKLLTNKVEIDVFDIRDNLFVPEHDYKIDKNFVFKELQINKYFLKHYASTYSDLKVRNTKTDVKYKDLWTGSFGSFMSKISDYLNPENEDYIRTYGSFKEYEKLSYWSKKAIVFAWRADTNLFNLQTNLFNFEEINNPNLIIKGAEKNSYNTVVIEDLDRELYRFNDNETGLFLDAGKLKEESILKIEKAYHEGWDKLSDEEIISQIYNPNIKNKYFARIAKGAEFFNIQESTKEVIRMVGAENVGYRQTLTVDGFNEDTNEKNVFHFINAGNENFEIDGVKLNVGKLYNEYYEPTILNEISSSKSTFYKTNQLPTYVAAKVVNQIFKNINPDPKYFDTDIRFDRVGIVSNFTNETKYYNSQKVVVLAKYSVDQSNVNQTVFNEAGTDFEYAITMLQNKFILLKRKVGDFTWTSVNPEAFTDEKIRQTNNRMSVVEMERLFINNNFFTLHYNTPIEKRGWAKEDPLFKNFIYIPMIFRAPHNELLTEAFKTGTVDFMMASVEKVLLNLDLVKNNFIDVEFISKFIPVAKDVLQKANFGQVFASGILNLKIVTPLMLDVFYEVTKSNPGILNKLFTNFFQQIKIQIIERPDFVSYFTEQYNKLKFLFKHVFNVNFIDAIPADVLIQISNNSSTMVDALSEIVNSIDFKKWLDILHEFLHAKDADGNKLYYGSFDKDNYERGISSIDLIKPLLYSIDTNQLSKSLIKLVESIDFNRLLGPENSILSSFISKDNQIWKLLPKINQNKDKNHPENNFKEFKQGLIKLIEIIDLKSFFAKLNLDSFEGERVEIFYSPSIINGIEDPSIIHKVRVGMFKLSDIISAFLESLFEGKQNNVVIKKTIIEMFNLSSKTSQAAGAPGINIPANDPDKIGIFDLLSLTSLFDSGEKTSEFDTYYNLKIKVENVTEKLIDKNTLRSSEIKFINYYLGIDTSLINYLSTDELRNKLSKFERLSNLLIGDDSLVKYANTFLEIGQTNGTIGLITDTFNKLLKVPDTKQGQAITMSPLYFYLTKLFTYIDNVDDARYVATKLLELIFLPGSKPILDELSSEKLEPQEPNISNFNALKTVSGLINFRNIANKWSDFTNQPYLKNFIANDPILSKYLFAKTKDGNTVYETLKYDTFYYFAMLASSKKFTKNTGFLDLENGSYFYNQKQFIDLVTRPENYQVKDFLTKFIFKNSKTSQLLLNLNLPPIMINPYLTPINTGILLWFITNTNTTGESQTTGNLQHILLNKLVDFEALTNDKVWLKNFTSTILLDMLPEQENFYHLLSQDQDTNLIIDNAYFDYLDKLNKENALTTFGMNLINLINESIGSITYQNPRDDIINFNDVGGYVAKVNYLYLILNNKEIYQPTKDFKLPNDPVEIQKLIAQLDDKYILNVNGSKFIIIGEETTVDYLYPVIDENNLQVNTKNQAIVYVNNKGFDRIKNAYQGNVIKKYLLISNKTEKTDEQLRDDIQAAISRITGPSDVIKRAYLQSEVDPINPERAIRLIMPVSVINMVDQSTTLIIVTLVTLVALSVIFIIRRYIASKSKVLGILISQGYNKWEIATSLLVFSAVTSIIGGVLGYTIGSQLQIFLMDIFSNYWTLPKQKIPFNWFSMIFTVFIPFLGTSALIFVVTILMLQTKSIELMRGTNDLAFVKTQTKISKASKFNIKQKFSISLILNSLGKLFAFMFSILLTTIVSAFSIVSIGKFESITKETYRNRYYNYKIDMETPTIEGGIYRTYGSHELENLIYTPTGTSNEIETTLYNYFRPGYSKAINLGGKNGNIAQDSKQFEPHIITQFSVNIAIEGGVSVDPWQITYNSMPDTQKAKVNAIRDSVGYALQNVVNKEYEIHYNLHDMAVNKVCNDLNLNGPDVDLVNNKEHKAIYDEEIKRQIIAKILQFEVDANSYSPSKLDEYYHSLIANNTIFKYVNMFGVYALDKTTKAYTDFFLYTQTWAEGQFKYNKLIPGGTYKQDDISNNSHREVYRSFLIDGYKNIYLNKFNNQIFTIDNRFKDYYISFGGVFFDDKHDEKYTYINSKINDSNVKIYGYKKDSRLIKLSGSLFEDLYNYKGEHIPLVINEVVSHEFDLQPGSIIELPILNKTTRYTNKINKIIGKPIDEETTQKFEVIGINQTYINNELITRKDCADQLLGLDEMFTNKVSSGLIEEPFNGIMTDAKVPEQVIGSSTLYSPSGYWAALNNYDIDTLSQQDKELIFDNLFGTDETWASNKPGESSVFEDMGLTKEDTKKFLGENGQEIEIANAKKSALEQSNNKYSSIFNKSLYIALATSIDSKDIEAGFTLNIANTVESLLVSIIVVSFVISITILIIISTILINENQRNIAILSILGYSQQERIKTIFFIFVPFIVFALILSIPITILTIKLFTGVILNSSSIFLPLHLTVWPVFVTTIIIFSVFLITTSIAWYAINKMKAIDLLKGK, from the coding sequence ATGATTAAATTATTCAAGGAAGTATTTAAATCGCTTTCAAAAAATAAGGTTGTCATTATCGGCCTTACATTTTTAGTGTTTCTAACTTCTGCTATTTTTACACTTTTATTCAACTTGCGTAGTTCGTTTAATAGTCAGTTTGGTGATTATAAAAAAATATCCAAAGTTCACGATGTTACTGCTGACCTTAACCTTCCAAGTAGTGGTAGCGCCTATGGTGGTGGCTATTTTGTTAATGATTTTTTAAAAGAAGATCAATATGGTAAAGATAATGCGGGTAATTATGTAACATCAAAAGAGTGAAAAGATAAGTATGGAAAACGTGAATGAGATGATCCAATCGCTTTTATACCAAAAGACGATTGAAATAAAGCACCAAGTTATAAAGTAGATTTATATGCTGAAGCAAGCGAAAAAGATCAAGGGTATATTGCACTTAAACGCTTTGATGTTTCATTTCCTGCTGATTTATATATTCGTAAAATTGATTTTAATTCAATTTATACTAATTATTTAATTTCTAAAGAATCTGCTAGCAAACCAAAGCATTATCAATTTTCTTTGAAGGATTATGACTCAACCTTTCGTTTAAATAAGACAGTTTATGATAATTTAGTTGCTTCAAGAAAACAACCAACGATTTTTGTTTACCGTAAAAACGGTAATAACTATGAACCAAATTTAGAGAAAAAAGAAATTCTTTTTACTGATGTTTTTACTTTAGAGACAACTTATACAAACCCTACTACAGTAAGTAAATTAATTAATTTTCAAGATTCAGAAGACGGCACAAAAATATATTTTAAAAATATTAGTCCAGCCTACTTTAACTTTGTTACTAAAAAAATCACTTTTGATTATTTTGAAGCCAAAAGTTGACTTGATTTAGGAATTGGTTTTAAAATTTCGGAACAAAATGTTGCAAAGCTTTTTAAATTAAAATCAGATACAACCTATCCAAAGCTTTTTGTTCGCGATGATAGTGTTAGCGCAAACTTTTTTGACCATAAAATTACTGTCGATGGTAAAGGTAATAAAACATTAACTTGAAACATTGTAAAAGATACAATTACATTTACTGAACTTCAAGCATTTGCCCTTGAAGAAATTAAGGAACAATTTTTTAGTCGTTTTAAACTTTTAACTAACAAGGTCGAAATCGATGTTTTTGATATTCGTGATAATTTGTTTGTTCCCGAACACGATTATAAAATTGACAAAAATTTTGTTTTTAAAGAGTTGCAAATTAATAAATATTTTTTAAAACACTATGCATCTACTTATTCTGATCTTAAAGTAAGAAATACAAAAACAGATGTTAAATATAAAGACTTATGAACCGGATCGTTCGGTAGTTTTATGAGTAAAATTTCAGATTATCTTAATCCTGAAAACGAAGATTATATTCGAACATATGGCAGCTTTAAAGAGTATGAAAAATTAAGTTACTGAAGTAAAAAAGCAATTGTTTTTGCGTGAAGAGCGGACACAAATTTATTTAATTTACAAACAAACTTGTTTAATTTTGAAGAAATTAATAATCCAAATTTAATTATTAAAGGCGCTGAAAAGAATAGCTATAACACTGTTGTTATCGAAGACTTAGATCGTGAGCTTTACCGTTTCAATGATAACGAAACAGGTCTATTTTTAGACGCGGGAAAATTAAAAGAAGAAAGTATTTTAAAAATTGAAAAAGCTTATCACGAAGGATGAGATAAATTAAGTGACGAAGAAATTATTTCGCAAATTTACAACCCAAATATCAAAAATAAATATTTTGCCAGAATAGCCAAAGGTGCCGAGTTTTTCAACATTCAAGAATCAACCAAAGAAGTTATTCGGATGGTAGGGGCTGAAAATGTTGGTTATAGACAAACACTTACAGTAGATGGGTTTAATGAAGACACAAACGAAAAAAATGTCTTTCATTTTATTAATGCTGGTAATGAAAATTTTGAAATTGATGGTGTGAAATTAAATGTCGGAAAACTTTATAATGAGTATTATGAACCTACTATTTTAAATGAGATTAGCTCTTCAAAAAGTACTTTTTACAAAACAAATCAATTACCTACTTATGTTGCAGCTAAAGTTGTTAACCAAATTTTTAAAAACATTAACCCAGATCCTAAATACTTCGATACCGATATTCGCTTCGATCGAGTGGGAATTGTAAGTAATTTTACAAATGAAACAAAATATTACAACTCACAAAAAGTTGTTGTTTTAGCAAAATATTCTGTTGACCAATCTAATGTAAATCAAACAGTTTTTAACGAAGCAGGAACTGATTTTGAATATGCGATTACGATGTTGCAAAATAAATTTATTTTATTAAAAAGAAAAGTTGGTGACTTTACCTGAACTAGCGTCAATCCTGAAGCGTTTACTGATGAAAAAATAAGACAGACAAATAACCGTATGAGTGTTGTTGAGATGGAAAGATTGTTCATTAATAACAACTTTTTTACATTGCATTACAACACACCAATTGAAAAGCGCGGATGAGCTAAAGAAGATCCATTATTTAAAAACTTTATTTATATTCCGATGATTTTCCGTGCTCCACACAATGAACTACTTACCGAAGCATTTAAGACCGGTACTGTTGATTTTATGATGGCTAGTGTTGAAAAAGTGCTTCTAAATTTAGATTTAGTGAAAAACAACTTTATAGATGTTGAGTTTATTTCGAAATTTATACCAGTTGCCAAAGATGTGCTTCAAAAAGCAAACTTTGGACAAGTGTTTGCGAGCGGAATCTTAAATCTTAAAATTGTTACTCCGTTAATGCTTGATGTATTTTATGAAGTAACAAAATCAAACCCGGGTATTTTAAACAAGTTATTTACAAACTTTTTCCAACAAATTAAGATTCAGATTATTGAACGCCCCGATTTTGTTTCATACTTTACTGAACAATATAACAAATTAAAATTCTTGTTTAAACACGTTTTTAACGTTAACTTTATTGATGCAATTCCGGCAGACGTCTTGATTCAGATTTCAAACAATTCAAGCACGATGGTCGATGCGCTTTCAGAAATTGTTAATTCAATTGATTTTAAAAAATGGTTAGATATTTTACATGAATTTCTTCACGCAAAAGATGCTGATGGAAATAAATTGTACTATGGTTCATTTGACAAAGATAATTATGAACGCGGAATTTCAAGTATTGATTTAATTAAGCCGCTCCTTTATTCAATTGATACTAACCAGTTATCAAAATCGCTAATTAAGTTAGTTGAATCCATTGATTTTAACCGTTTATTAGGACCCGAAAATAGTATTCTAAGTTCATTTATTTCTAAAGATAATCAGATTTGAAAACTTTTACCAAAAATAAATCAAAACAAAGACAAAAACCATCCCGAAAATAATTTCAAAGAATTTAAACAAGGTCTTATTAAATTAATTGAAATTATTGATTTAAAATCATTTTTTGCAAAATTAAATCTTGATAGCTTTGAGGGTGAACGAGTAGAAATCTTTTATTCACCAAGCATTATCAACGGCATTGAAGACCCATCGATTATTCACAAAGTAAGAGTGGGTATGTTTAAACTTTCAGATATTATTTCTGCCTTTTTAGAATCGTTGTTCGAAGGTAAACAAAACAATGTTGTTATTAAAAAGACAATTATTGAAATGTTTAACTTGTCTTCAAAAACATCACAAGCAGCAGGTGCACCAGGTATAAATATTCCTGCCAACGACCCAGATAAAATTGGAATATTTGATCTTTTATCACTAACAAGTTTGTTTGATTCGGGTGAGAAAACCAGCGAGTTTGACACATACTATAATTTAAAAATTAAAGTTGAAAATGTTACTGAAAAATTAATTGATAAGAACACTTTAAGAAGTTCGGAAATTAAATTTATTAATTATTATTTAGGAATTGACACCTCATTAATTAATTATCTTTCAACGGATGAACTAAGAAACAAGTTATCTAAATTTGAAAGATTAAGTAATCTTTTAATTGGCGATGATTCATTAGTAAAATACGCTAATACGTTTTTAGAAATTGGTCAAACTAACGGAACAATTGGGTTAATTACGGATACATTCAATAAGCTTTTAAAAGTCCCTGATACTAAACAGGGACAAGCTATTACAATGTCGCCACTTTATTTTTACTTGACTAAATTGTTTACTTACATTGATAATGTGGATGATGCTAGATATGTAGCAACCAAGTTGCTAGAATTAATTTTCTTACCAGGTTCGAAACCAATTTTAGATGAGTTATCAAGTGAAAAACTTGAACCACAAGAACCAAATATAAGCAATTTTAATGCTCTTAAAACAGTTAGTGGTTTAATCAATTTCCGTAACATTGCCAACAAATGAAGTGATTTTACAAATCAACCTTATCTTAAAAATTTTATTGCTAACGATCCAATTTTAAGTAAATATTTATTTGCTAAAACAAAAGATGGCAACACTGTATACGAAACCTTAAAATACGACACTTTCTACTATTTTGCAATGCTTGCTTCAAGCAAAAAGTTTACTAAAAATACCGGATTCTTGGATTTAGAAAATGGTTCATATTTCTACAATCAAAAACAATTTATAGATTTGGTAACAAGACCAGAAAATTATCAAGTAAAAGACTTTTTAACTAAGTTTATTTTTAAAAATTCAAAAACGTCACAACTTTTACTTAATTTAAACTTGCCGCCAATTATGATTAATCCATATTTAACCCCAATTAATACCGGGATTCTTTTATGGTTTATTACTAATACCAACACTACAGGCGAAAGTCAAACAACTGGAAATTTACAGCATATTTTACTCAACAAACTTGTTGATTTTGAAGCATTAACAAATGACAAAGTTTGATTAAAAAACTTTACCAGCACAATTCTTTTAGATATGTTGCCAGAGCAAGAAAATTTCTATCATTTATTAAGTCAAGATCAAGATACAAACTTAATTATTGATAACGCTTACTTTGATTATTTAGACAAACTTAATAAAGAGAACGCCCTTACTACTTTTGGAATGAATTTAATTAACTTAATTAATGAATCAATCGGTTCAATTACTTATCAAAATCCACGTGATGATATTATTAACTTTAACGATGTTGGTGGTTATGTCGCAAAAGTAAACTATTTATACTTAATTCTTAATAATAAAGAAATTTACCAACCAACTAAAGACTTTAAATTACCTAACGACCCAGTTGAAATCCAAAAGTTAATCGCTCAACTTGATGACAAATACATTTTAAATGTTAATGGTAGCAAATTCATTATTATTGGCGAAGAAACCACAGTTGATTATTTATATCCAGTTATTGACGAAAACAATCTTCAAGTTAATACTAAGAACCAAGCGATTGTTTATGTTAATAATAAAGGGTTTGACCGGATCAAAAACGCTTATCAAGGTAACGTTATTAAAAAATATTTATTAATAAGTAATAAGACAGAAAAAACAGATGAACAGTTAAGAGATGATATTCAAGCAGCCATCAGTAGAATTACTGGTCCAAGCGATGTAATTAAACGGGCATATTTACAATCAGAAGTTGATCCAATTAACCCTGAACGGGCAATTCGACTAATTATGCCAGTATCAGTTATTAACATGGTAGACCAGTCAACAACATTAATTATTGTTACACTTGTAACATTAGTAGCGCTGTCGGTAATCTTTATTATTCGTCGTTATATTGCATCTAAGTCGAAAGTTTTAGGAATCTTGATTTCGCAGGGGTACAACAAATGAGAAATTGCAACTTCACTACTTGTGTTTTCGGCGGTGACTTCGATTATAGGTGGTGTTCTAGGTTATACCATAGGCTCGCAATTGCAGATTTTCTTAATGGATATTTTTAGCAACTACTGAACATTACCTAAACAAAAAATACCATTTAACTGGTTCTCAATGATCTTTACCGTCTTTATTCCTTTCCTTGGAACCTCGGCATTGATTTTTGTGGTTACGATCTTAATGCTTCAGACAAAATCGATTGAGTTAATGCGCGGAACCAATGATTTAGCATTTGTTAAAACACAAACCAAAATTTCAAAAGCAAGCAAATTTAACATTAAGCAAAAATTTTCAATTAGTTTAATTCTTAATTCGCTTGGAAAACTATTCGCCTTTATGTTTTCAATTTTACTTACAACAATTGTTAGTGCCTTTAGTATTGTTTCGATTGGTAAATTTGAGTCGATTACGAAAGAAACATATCGTAATCGTTATTACAATTATAAGATTGATATGGAAACACCAACAATTGAGGGTGGTATTTATCGAACCTATGGTTCGCACGAGTTGGAAAATTTAATTTATACTCCAACCGGAACATCAAATGAAATTGAAACAACGCTTTATAATTACTTCCGCCCCGGCTATTCAAAAGCAATTAATTTAGGCGGTAAAAACGGTAACATTGCTCAAGACTCTAAACAATTTGAGCCACATATCATTACGCAATTTAGTGTTAACATTGCGATTGAAGGTGGGGTCAGTGTCGATCCATGACAAATAACTTATAACTCTATGCCTGACACACAAAAAGCTAAGGTTAACGCAATTCGTGATTCGGTCGGTTATGCCTTACAAAATGTTGTTAATAAAGAATATGAAATTCATTACAATTTGCACGATATGGCCGTTAACAAGGTATGTAACGATTTAAATTTAAACGGGCCTGATGTTGACTTAGTTAATAATAAGGAACATAAAGCAATTTACGACGAAGAAATTAAACGTCAAATTATTGCTAAAATCCTTCAGTTTGAAGTTGATGCTAACTCGTACTCGCCAAGTAAACTCGATGAATACTATCATTCACTTATTGCCAACAATACAATTTTTAAATACGTTAATATGTTTGGTGTTTATGCTTTAGATAAAACAACAAAAGCGTATACTGATTTCTTCCTTTATACACAAACATGAGCAGAAGGGCAATTTAAATACAATAAATTAATTCCAGGTGGAACCTACAAGCAAGATGATATTTCTAATAATTCACATCGTGAAGTGTACCGTAGCTTCTTAATTGACGGTTATAAAAATATTTATCTTAACAAATTTAATAATCAGATTTTCACAATTGATAATCGTTTTAAAGATTACTATATTTCATTTGGTGGTGTATTTTTCGACGATAAGCACGACGAAAAATACACTTACATCAATTCAAAAATCAATGATTCAAATGTTAAAATTTATGGCTATAAAAAGGATTCGCGTCTTATTAAATTAAGCGGTTCGCTATTCGAAGATTTATATAATTACAAAGGCGAACACATACCACTTGTAATTAACGAGGTGGTAAGCCATGAATTTGATTTACAACCCGGAAGTATTATTGAATTACCAATTTTGAATAAAACGACACGTTATACAAACAAAATTAATAAAATAATTGGTAAACCAATTGATGAAGAAACAACGCAAAAATTTGAAGTTATTGGTATTAACCAAACATATATTAACAATGAATTAATTACAAGAAAAGATTGTGCAGATCAGTTGCTAGGGCTTGATGAAATGTTTACTAACAAAGTATCCAGCGGGTTAATTGAAGAACCATTTAATGGAATTATGACAGATGCCAAAGTGCCGGAACAAGTTATTGGTTCTTCTACCCTTTACTCGCCAAGCGGTTATTGAGCAGCCTTAAATAATTATGATATTGACACACTTTCGCAACAGGATAAAGAGTTAATCTTTGATAATTTATTTGGTACTGATGAAACTTGGGCCTCAAACAAACCTGGTGAAAGCAGCGTGTTTGAAGATATGGGATTAACCAAGGAAGATACAAAGAAATTCCTTGGCGAAAATGGCCAAGAAATTGAAATTGCCAACGCCAAAAAAAGCGCTTTAGAGCAATCAAATAATAAATACTCAAGCATTTTTAACAAATCACTTTATATTGCTCTAGCAACATCAATTGACTCGAAGGATATTGAAGCTGGATTTACTCTTAATATCGCTAATACTGTAGAAAGTTTACTAGTTTCGATTATTGTTGTTTCGTTTGTTATCTCAATTACTATTCTTATTATAATTTCAACGATTTTAATTAATGAAAATCAACGTAATATTGCGATTTTATCAATTTTGGGCTATTCACAACAAGAAAGAATTAAAACAATTTTCTTTATCTTTGTACCATTTATTGTTTTTGCTTTAATATTAAGTATACCGATCACGATTTTAACAATTAAACTATTTACAGGCGTTATCCTAAATTCAAGTTCCATCTTCTTGCCGTTACATTTAACAGTTTGACCTGTCTTTGTAACAACAATCATAATCTTTAGTGTTTTCTTGATTACAACATCAATTGCGTGATACGCAATTAACAAAATGAAGGCTATTGATTTATTGAAAGGAAAATAA
- the ftsH gene encoding ATP-dependent zinc metalloprotease FtsH: protein MKKSRPIRWWRVIIITILLLVGGFILYSLFKPKPQIISPNEFRSQIVKAAAKKDDKEYFIELKSNIESASVEGRYHTEIDGKAREIWFKTQLRGLEEGNAFLSSTTSKPVGDELIKELIKAGAEDASGNAKIGDVIFTKDTLWNTVIKTAMWNTNDDHNKKIDQRIMVDEIKTGISFWDIFLRLFPTLLLIGLMVWIFRMQAKSMGGTGLGGTNNQAIRVKTNKKFKDIAGNAEVKQEVEELVDYLKNPAKYSAAGARIPKGILLGGPPGTGKTLLAKATAGEASVPFYFISASNFVEMFVGLGAKRVRDMFKEARSEAPAIIFIDELDAIGRRRGSGVGGGNDEREQTLNQILVEMDGITENSGILIMAATNRTDILDPALLRPGRFDRTITVNLPDVKEREEILKLHATGKRLSPDVKFENLAKRTPGYSGAQLENVINEAAILSVRENTKVITSAQIDEAIDRVMSGPAKKGRVISPEELQMVAYHEAGHAVVGLKVPGGNKVQKITIIPRGNAGGYNLMLPEVEKYNMTKKEMLAMIASYMGGRAAEEIIYGKDNISTGAGDDIARATKIARKMVTEYGMSNLGPIKYEEDTENPFLGRDYAKNSSFSSKVGHEIDIAVREIITEAEKIAQKTINENRELHKLIADALLENETIVKEEIDYIAKHLKLPPKKEERKVTVKEYSIDEILYEINEEQAKINKEIEALDKTQTLGEKPSKQEEKPKKTLKTSKK from the coding sequence ATGAAGAAAAGCAGACCAATTAGATGATGACGTGTCATTATTATCACCATTTTATTATTAGTTGGTGGGTTTATTTTGTACTCGTTATTTAAACCAAAACCACAAATAATTTCACCAAATGAATTTCGTTCACAGATTGTGAAAGCCGCAGCAAAAAAAGATGATAAAGAATATTTTATTGAGCTTAAATCAAACATTGAATCAGCAAGTGTTGAAGGTAGATACCACACAGAAATTGATGGTAAAGCCAGAGAAATTTGATTTAAAACTCAATTGCGAGGCTTAGAAGAAGGAAACGCATTCTTGTCATCAACAACATCAAAACCAGTTGGTGACGAGCTCATTAAAGAATTAATAAAAGCGGGAGCAGAAGATGCATCAGGTAATGCAAAAATAGGGGATGTTATTTTTACTAAAGATACCTTGTGAAACACAGTTATTAAAACAGCAATGTGAAACACAAATGACGATCACAATAAAAAAATCGACCAAAGAATTATGGTTGATGAGATTAAAACAGGTATTAGTTTTTGAGATATATTCTTAAGATTGTTCCCAACATTATTATTAATTGGACTAATGGTTTGAATCTTTAGAATGCAAGCTAAATCAATGGGAGGAACCGGATTGGGTGGCACAAATAACCAAGCAATTCGTGTTAAAACCAACAAGAAATTCAAAGACATTGCCGGTAATGCCGAAGTTAAACAAGAAGTTGAAGAACTTGTTGACTACCTTAAAAACCCTGCTAAATATTCAGCAGCAGGCGCAAGAATTCCTAAAGGTATTTTACTTGGAGGTCCTCCAGGAACAGGGAAGACTCTTTTAGCCAAAGCAACAGCAGGTGAAGCAAGCGTACCATTTTACTTTATTTCGGCTTCGAACTTTGTTGAAATGTTCGTTGGGCTTGGCGCTAAACGTGTTCGTGATATGTTTAAAGAAGCACGTTCAGAAGCTCCTGCAATTATTTTTATCGATGAATTAGATGCGATTGGTCGTCGTCGTGGTAGCGGTGTCGGTGGCGGAAACGATGAACGTGAACAAACCCTTAACCAAATCCTTGTTGAAATGGACGGGATTACCGAAAACTCGGGAATTCTTATTATGGCCGCAACCAACCGTACCGATATTCTTGACCCCGCTCTTTTAAGACCAGGACGTTTCGATCGAACCATTACAGTTAATTTACCAGACGTTAAGGAACGTGAAGAAATTCTTAAACTTCATGCCACTGGTAAACGTTTAAGCCCTGATGTTAAATTTGAAAATTTAGCAAAAAGAACACCAGGTTACTCAGGTGCACAACTTGAAAACGTAATCAACGAAGCAGCAATTTTATCAGTTCGCGAAAATACAAAAGTTATTACTTCGGCACAAATTGATGAAGCAATTGACCGGGTAATGTCTGGTCCTGCTAAAAAAGGTCGTGTAATTTCACCTGAAGAATTACAAATGGTAGCATACCACGAAGCTGGGCACGCTGTCGTAGGACTTAAAGTCCCAGGTGGTAATAAAGTTCAAAAAATTACAATTATTCCTCGTGGTAATGCTGGCGGATATAACTTAATGCTTCCTGAAGTTGAGAAATATAATATGACCAAAAAAGAAATGCTTGCAATGATTGCATCATACATGGGCGGTCGTGCAGCAGAAGAAATTATTTATGGTAAAGATAATATTTCAACAGGCGCTGGTGACGATATAGCCAGAGCAACCAAGATTGCAAGAAAAATGGTTACTGAATACGGGATGTCAAATTTAGGTCCAATTAAGTATGAAGAAGATACTGAAAACCCATTTTTAGGTCGTGATTATGCTAAAAATTCATCTTTTAGCTCGAAAGTGGGACACGAAATTGATATAGCAGTACGTGAAATCATTACTGAAGCTGAAAAGATCGCGCAAAAAACAATTAATGAAAACCGTGAACTTCACAAATTAATTGCTGATGCCTTACTTGAAAATGAAACAATTGTTAAAGAAGAAATCGACTACATTGCAAAACATTTAAAACTTCCACCTAAAAAAGAAGAAAGAAAAGTTACTGTTAAAGAATACTCAATTGATGAAATTCTTTACGAAATCAATGAAGAACAAGCAAAAATTAATAAAGAAATTGAGGCGTTAGATAAGACCCAAACTCTAGGTGAAAAGCCCTCAAAACAAGAAGAAAAACCTAAAAAAACTTTAAAAACAAGCAAAAAATAG